Proteins from a genomic interval of Heterodontus francisci isolate sHetFra1 chromosome 31, sHetFra1.hap1, whole genome shotgun sequence:
- the LOC137346936 gene encoding C-reactive protein-like, whose translation MKTFIPFVLVVCIYLPVSANKGLAGKSLTFPTKTKTSSVKLYPIRCPDLLAFTLCMTAASEETRSYGLFSYATSHNANELMIWKGKNGEFSLYLSRTIVSFSLPEMNGLLRHICVTWESRLGLVTFWVNGERSVRKVSNKSRVVRGHGTFILGQEQDSVGGSFDIDQSFVGEITNVNLWDHVLTASEIKVVSESCHGLGGNIINWESIQYGKIGEVKIEDNQDCTV comes from the exons ATGAAAACCTTTATTCCCTTTGTGCTTGTGGTGTGCATTTACTTGCCAGTATCTGCCAATAAGG GCCTTGCAGGGAAGTCACTGACATTTCCAACCAAAACCAAGACGAGTTCTGTCAAACTGTACCCGATCCGTTGTCCCGATTTGTTGGCCTTTACGCTTTGCATGACGGCAGCTTCTGAAGAGACCCGCTCTTATGGTTTATTCTCCTATGCGACCTCACATAACGCCAACGAATTAATGATCTGGAAAGGAAAAAATGGAGAATTTTCCCTGTATCTCAGCAGAACAATAGTTTCCTTTTCCCTCCCGGAAATGAATGGGCTGCTGAGACACATCTGTGTGACCTGGGAGTCTCGGCTGGGGTTGGTGACATTCTGGGTGAATGGGGAGCGAAGTGTAAGGAAAGTTAGCAATAAGAGTCGGGTGGTGCGTGGTCACGGTACATTTATCCTGGGTCAGGAGCAGGACTCAGTCGGGGGATCGTTTGACATTGATCAGAGTTTTGTTGGCGAGATAACAAATGTTAATCTGTGGGACCATGTGTTAACTGCCAGTGAGATCAAGGTTGTAAGTGAGAGTTGTCACGGTCTTGGGGGGAACATCATCAACTGGGAATCAATACAGTACGGAAAAATAGGAGAGGTGAAGATTGAAGACAACCAGGACTGCACAGTTTAA
- the LOC137347027 gene encoding putative nuclease HARBI1, giving the protein MPVAPKITVTLNFYASGSFQGSTGDLCWISQAAAHCCIQEVTNALFKKAGDYVRYRTNPDSQAERVIGFGAIARFPQAQAATTPTYFDSPRCHSFSDPLFAIRDGFSVTGIPIEDMATHVCEEPSYCSRVEVQHLPQLHPSYYRQAIGLLKLRFHCLDRSGGALQFAPVRESPVVVVCCSLHNPALQRGKALHGDETRECHTSTNREDVEEAALDAEDIAPEAKQIEGCAKEARDNLIMTRFQSP; this is encoded by the exons atgccagtggctccAAAGATCACAGTAACACTGAACTTTtacgcatctggatcattccaaggatccaccggcGATTTGTGTtggatctcccaggcagcagcccactgctgcatccaagaggtgaccaatgccctgttcaagaaggctggtgactatgtgcgctaccggaccaaccctgacagtcaggccgagagggtcaTTGGGTTTGGGGCCATCGCTCGTTTCCCCCAGGCGCAAG cagccacgacacctacgtacttcgacagtcccaggtgccacagcttttcagacccCCTGTTTGccatcagggatggattctcggtgaCAGgtatacccattgaagacatggctactcatgtcTGTGAGGAACCCTCTTACTGCAGCAGAGTAGAGGTACagcacttgccacagctccacccgagtTACTATcgacaggccattgggctgctgaagttgagattccattgcctagatcgatcaggtggagccctgcagtttGCCCCAGTAAGGGAAAGCCctgttgtggtggtctgctgttctctacacaatccagcactgcagagggggaaggccttACATGGCGATGAAACGCGTGAGTGTCACACCTCCACCAACCGGGAGGATGTGGAGGAAGCAGCACTGGATGCTGAAGACATTGCACCGGAGGCCAAGCAGATTGAGGGGTGTGCCAAAGAGGCAAGggacaacctcataatgactcgCTTCCAGTCTCCCTGA